One genomic segment of Alphaproteobacteria bacterium includes these proteins:
- a CDS encoding helix-turn-helix transcriptional regulator, which yields MVTIASVAEIASLAGDPARAAMLLELMDGRALTSGELARAANVAPQTASGHLAKLAKAGLVTIRAQGRHRYHRLASSRIAEMLESLMKVAAESRGASALRTGPRDANLRAARTCYDHIAGRLGVALADSLVECGHVVLDDESAQVTESGAAFFARLGVEAPDASLLTCRPCLDWSERRSHLAGRLGAALCRHCLDQGWVRRSRDSRVLSVTPSGVAAFDKLFGVVRGTESRPWRLKA from the coding sequence ATGGTAACCATCGCTTCCGTGGCCGAAATCGCATCGCTCGCCGGGGACCCCGCGCGTGCGGCGATGCTGCTCGAATTGATGGACGGGCGCGCGCTGACGTCGGGCGAACTCGCGCGCGCGGCCAATGTCGCGCCGCAGACCGCTAGTGGGCATTTGGCGAAGCTCGCCAAAGCGGGGCTGGTGACGATCCGCGCGCAGGGGCGGCATCGCTATCATCGGCTGGCGTCGTCGCGCATCGCCGAAATGCTCGAAAGCCTGATGAAGGTCGCGGCGGAATCGCGCGGTGCTTCGGCTTTGCGCACCGGCCCGCGCGACGCGAATTTGCGCGCCGCGCGCACCTGCTACGACCATATCGCCGGGCGCTTGGGTGTGGCGCTGGCGGATTCGCTGGTCGAATGCGGCCATGTCGTGCTCGACGACGAATCCGCGCAGGTGACGGAATCGGGCGCGGCGTTCTTCGCGCGATTGGGCGTCGAAGCTCCGGATGCGTCGCTATTGACTTGCCGCCCGTGCCTCGACTGGAGCGAGCGTCGCTCCCATCTCGCCGGGCGTTTGGGAGCCGCACTCTGCCGCCATTGCCTGGATCAAGGCTGGGTGCGCCGGTCGCGCGACAGCCGCGTGCTCAGCGTCACACCATCGGGTGTGGCCGCGTTCGACAAACTGTTCGGCGTGGTGCGCGGCACCGAGTCGCGCCCCTGGCGTTTGAAGGCTTAG